The Candidatus Kapaibacterium sp. genome has a segment encoding these proteins:
- the fabF gene encoding beta-ketoacyl-ACP synthase II, with translation MSKYNFPKVVVTGMGAVSPIGNTLQDYWSGLLSGKSGAAPITKFDATEYKTQFACEVKDYEATLHISAKETQRMDLFTQYALSSAAMAVEDAKINFDKLDRNRIGVIIGSGIGGMWTYHHQQQNLYERDGKPDRISPFFVPMLISDIAAGHVAIRWGLKGPNYATVSACATSSHSIADALMLIQRGDADMMVVGGSEAVVCPMGVGGFNAMKALSTRNEDPATASRPFDKDRDGFVIGEGAGILILETLEHALNRGADIYCEIAGIGLTDDAFHITQPAPGGEGAVRSMSLCIKDAGLVPEDIDYINAHGTSTPFNDRNETAAIKTVFGDHAYNLVVSSTKSMTGHLLGAAGAIEAIATVMAIKNSKIPPTINYNTPDPDCDLNYAPNKFVEREIKAAISNTFGFGGHNASLCFKAYEQ, from the coding sequence ATGTCAAAATATAATTTTCCTAAGGTAGTAGTTACCGGAATGGGCGCGGTTTCACCTATTGGCAATACGCTCCAAGATTACTGGAGTGGTTTATTGTCAGGTAAGAGTGGTGCTGCACCTATTACAAAGTTCGATGCTACAGAATATAAAACGCAGTTTGCTTGTGAAGTCAAAGATTATGAAGCGACTTTACACATTAGTGCCAAAGAAACCCAAAGAATGGACTTATTTACACAATATGCCCTTTCCTCGGCTGCTATGGCAGTAGAAGATGCAAAAATCAACTTCGACAAGCTTGACAGAAACCGAATCGGTGTGATCATCGGCTCGGGAATTGGAGGTATGTGGACATATCATCATCAACAACAAAATCTATATGAACGTGATGGTAAACCCGATAGAATTTCCCCGTTTTTTGTTCCGATGTTAATATCGGATATTGCTGCCGGACACGTAGCAATCAGATGGGGCTTGAAGGGACCAAACTATGCAACCGTTTCAGCTTGTGCTACGTCATCGCATTCTATTGCAGATGCTTTGATGTTGATTCAGAGAGGCGATGCAGACATGATGGTTGTCGGTGGCAGCGAAGCAGTCGTTTGTCCGATGGGCGTTGGTGGTTTTAATGCCATGAAAGCCTTGTCAACTCGTAATGAAGACCCTGCGACTGCAAGCAGACCTTTTGACAAAGACCGTGATGGTTTTGTGATTGGCGAGGGTGCAGGTATTTTAATTCTCGAAACTTTGGAACATGCTCTTAACCGTGGTGCCGATATTTATTGCGAAATAGCAGGAATCGGGCTGACCGATGATGCATTTCATATTACTCAACCGGCTCCGGGTGGCGAAGGTGCTGTTCGTTCTATGTCATTATGTATTAAAGATGCGGGATTAGTGCCGGAAGACATTGATTATATCAACGCTCACGGTACTTCTACTCCATTTAATGACAGAAATGAAACAGCTGCGATTAAAACCGTTTTCGGCGACCATGCATATAATTTAGTTGTTAGCTCCACGAAGTCCATGACAGGACATTTGTTGGGTGCTGCAGGTGCTATCGAAGCTATCGCTACTGTGATGGCAATCAAGAATTCGAAGATTCCACCTACAATCAATTATAATACGCCTGACCCCGATTGCGATTTGAATTACGCTCCAAACAAATTTGTCGAACGCGAAATAAAAGCTGCTATTAGCAATACTTTCGGGTTCGGTGGACACAATGCTTCGCTATGTTTTAAAGCATACGAACAATAA
- the rnc gene encoding ribonuclease III, translating to MLRYVLKHTNNKVNDMNSDFPKINSSQIFNTGSSIVIKSELKDKFPELGFLIGDVRESFTEILGVEIGSIGIYEEALTHRSYPVQAESKSPSSNERLEFLGDAILDMIVAEYLFVYYNIDSEGTLTKLRSRLVNKHSLAVCGKKMNIERFLRISHSAAKTVQAGNETILADAMEAIIAAIYLDLGLDEARKFVINKMFPLIIQESLLDDTNYKSRLLELVQAEGKKSPEYIVIEEDGPPHNKNYTVAVVIEGIQSGIGNGKSKKDAEQIAAKRALISHYL from the coding sequence ATGCTTCGCTATGTTTTAAAGCATACGAACAATAAAGTGAATGACATGAACAGTGATTTCCCTAAAATTAATAGTTCGCAAATCTTTAATACGGGAAGTTCAATTGTAATTAAATCCGAACTCAAGGATAAATTCCCTGAGCTCGGGTTTTTAATAGGTGATGTCCGAGAAAGTTTTACTGAGATTCTTGGCGTTGAAATCGGTAGTATAGGTATTTATGAAGAAGCTTTGACGCATCGTTCATACCCTGTGCAAGCCGAGTCGAAGTCACCATCTTCAAATGAAAGATTGGAATTTCTCGGTGATGCTATCTTGGATATGATTGTTGCAGAGTATCTATTTGTTTACTACAATATTGACAGCGAAGGAACTTTAACAAAGCTGCGTTCAAGATTGGTGAACAAGCATTCATTAGCTGTCTGTGGCAAGAAAATGAATATCGAGAGATTTTTGCGTATTAGCCACAGTGCTGCTAAAACAGTCCAAGCAGGAAACGAAACTATTCTTGCAGACGCTATGGAAGCTATAATCGCAGCTATTTATCTGGATTTGGGTCTTGATGAAGCCCGAAAATTCGTAATAAACAAAATGTTTCCTTTGATTATTCAAGAATCATTACTGGACGACACAAATTACAAAAGCAGATTGTTGGAATTGGTCCAAGCGGAAGGAAAGAAATCTCCTGAATATATCGTTATTGAGGAAGATGGACCGCCTCACAATAAAAACTATACGGTCGCTGTCGTAATCGAAGGAATTCAGAGCGGTATTGGTAATGGCAAAAGCAAAAAAGACGCCGAACAAATTGCCGCCAAAAGAGCATTAATAAGTCATTATTTATAG